From the genome of Nitrospirota bacterium, one region includes:
- a CDS encoding cation-transporting P-type ATPase gives MKINELTKEDVFKTLVASAQGLSTEEVQRRLAEFGRNEITAIKGKSLVLRLLGQFTHFLAIVLWLAAFFSFLSEYLNPGEGMLTLGLAIVAVIVINAVFTFTQEYRAEKALEALKKLLPFKVKAIRSGTESEVPAEEVVPGDLIRLAEGDKVPADLRLIESNALKVNNASLTGESEPALRRSEPVPGDPINSPNIAFAGTNVVSGNGVGVVFATGMRTEFGRIALLTETVTPGLSPLQKEIVKATRIVAVIAAVVGAFFFILGFAIGRTFWANFIFTIGITVALIPEGMLPTVTLALAMGSQRMAKRKALIKTLSSVETLGSVTVICTDKTGTLTQNNMAVDTIWVDGEIVQRSPDRIIRGQAAFGVRDQAPLLNTPNDSTEFVEVSTLRTLLTTAALCNNASFADNQYRGDPTETALLKAAREALGDVSAKRLFEIPFDSERKMMTIGCVQEGGTTAFSKGAMEQLLPLCSHFMIKGERKPLEEVNREDVIHADHVLMDMGLRVLAFASKDVHDPASSPPGEAGGVVAHPEDIEKDMTFLGLIGLQDPPRPEVPEAVKKCHGAGIRIIMITGDGSRTALAIAKQIGLVQGTPVIIEGSAFGQMTDQELTEKLASKELIFSRMTPKHKMRVVSLLKDKGEVVAVTGDGVNDAPALKKADIGIAMGITGTDVAKEASNMVLLDDNFATIVNAVEEGRTVYENIKKFLTYIFASNIPEAVPYLGYILFNIPLPLTILQILLVDLGTDMLPALALGAEKPTPGVMQRPPRKVNERLLNFPLVARAYLFLGPLEAVACMFGFFWVLNNGGWTWGTVLPASDLLYMQATTACLTAIVVAQVANVFACRSPRESVFTTGFFANKLIFAAVAVELALQLFIVYHPLGNKVFSTAPISLRTWLVLIPFAFLLLLAEEMRKLIAKKMRPA, from the coding sequence ATGAAGATCAATGAACTGACAAAAGAAGACGTTTTCAAAACGCTGGTCGCTTCGGCCCAGGGCTTAAGCACGGAGGAGGTGCAGCGCCGGCTTGCCGAGTTCGGCCGCAATGAGATCACCGCAATAAAGGGGAAAAGCCTTGTCCTCAGGCTGCTCGGCCAGTTCACCCACTTCCTCGCCATCGTGCTCTGGCTGGCGGCTTTTTTTTCGTTTCTTTCCGAGTACCTCAATCCCGGCGAGGGCATGCTCACCCTCGGTCTCGCCATCGTAGCGGTCATCGTCATCAATGCGGTCTTCACGTTCACCCAGGAGTACCGCGCGGAAAAGGCGCTGGAAGCGCTGAAGAAACTGCTTCCCTTCAAGGTGAAAGCCATCCGGAGCGGAACAGAGAGCGAGGTGCCCGCCGAGGAGGTCGTTCCCGGCGACCTCATACGGCTTGCCGAGGGAGACAAGGTGCCTGCCGACCTCCGGCTGATCGAGTCAAATGCGCTGAAGGTCAATAATGCCTCCCTCACCGGCGAGTCGGAACCGGCGCTCCGGCGCAGTGAGCCCGTCCCGGGCGATCCCATCAACAGCCCGAACATCGCCTTCGCCGGCACGAACGTGGTGAGCGGGAACGGCGTCGGGGTCGTCTTTGCAACCGGTATGCGCACGGAGTTCGGGAGGATCGCTCTTCTGACGGAAACGGTGACGCCGGGTCTCTCCCCGCTCCAGAAAGAGATCGTGAAGGCCACACGGATCGTCGCGGTCATTGCCGCCGTGGTCGGCGCCTTCTTCTTTATCCTCGGTTTTGCCATCGGGAGGACCTTTTGGGCGAATTTTATTTTTACCATCGGCATCACCGTTGCGCTTATTCCCGAGGGCATGCTCCCGACCGTCACGCTCGCGCTCGCCATGGGGAGCCAGCGCATGGCGAAGCGGAAAGCGCTGATAAAAACGCTCTCTTCTGTCGAGACCCTTGGTTCGGTGACGGTGATCTGCACGGACAAGACCGGCACGCTCACCCAGAACAATATGGCGGTGGATACAATTTGGGTGGATGGGGAAATAGTTCAGCGTTCCCCCGATAGAATTATTCGAGGGCAGGCTGCGTTCGGAGTTCGGGATCAAGCGCCTTTACTCAACACTCCGAACGACTCGACTGAGTTCGTCGAAGTCTCCACGCTCCGAACTCTTCTCACCACGGCCGCCCTCTGCAATAACGCGAGCTTCGCTGACAACCAGTACCGCGGCGATCCAACCGAAACAGCGCTGCTCAAGGCCGCGCGCGAGGCCCTCGGCGACGTATCGGCAAAGCGGTTATTCGAGATCCCTTTTGATTCCGAACGGAAGATGATGACGATCGGCTGCGTGCAGGAAGGCGGCACAACGGCTTTTTCCAAGGGCGCCATGGAGCAACTGCTGCCTTTGTGCAGCCACTTTATGATCAAGGGAGAGCGCAAACCGCTCGAGGAGGTGAACCGGGAGGACGTTATTCACGCGGATCATGTGCTCATGGACATGGGCCTCAGGGTGCTGGCCTTTGCGTCAAAGGATGTTCACGACCCTGCGTCCTCCCCCCCCGGGGAAGCGGGTGGGGTGGTTGCGCATCCCGAAGACATTGAAAAGGACATGACGTTCCTTGGCCTGATCGGGCTCCAGGACCCGCCGCGGCCCGAAGTGCCCGAGGCCGTCAAAAAATGTCATGGCGCGGGGATCCGCATCATCATGATCACCGGCGACGGGAGCCGGACCGCCCTTGCCATTGCCAAACAGATCGGACTGGTCCAGGGAACTCCGGTGATCATCGAAGGCTCCGCATTCGGTCAGATGACCGACCAGGAGCTGACGGAAAAACTGGCGAGCAAAGAGCTGATCTTCAGCCGCATGACGCCCAAACACAAGATGCGCGTCGTGTCGCTCCTGAAGGACAAAGGAGAAGTGGTTGCCGTGACCGGAGACGGCGTCAACGACGCGCCCGCGCTGAAGAAGGCGGACATCGGCATAGCCATGGGAATTACAGGCACTGACGTGGCCAAGGAAGCCTCGAACATGGTCCTGCTTGACGATAACTTCGCCACGATCGTGAATGCCGTGGAGGAGGGGCGAACGGTCTACGAGAACATTAAAAAGTTTCTCACCTATATCTTCGCGTCGAATATCCCCGAGGCGGTGCCGTACCTCGGCTATATCCTGTTCAACATCCCGCTCCCGCTCACGATCCTCCAGATCCTGCTGGTCGACCTGGGCACCGACATGCTTCCCGCTCTCGCGCTGGGCGCTGAAAAGCCCACGCCCGGCGTTATGCAACGGCCGCCGCGAAAAGTGAACGAGCGGTTGCTGAACTTCCCTCTCGTGGCCCGGGCATATCTGTTTCTCGGCCCGCTCGAAGCCGTGGCCTGCATGTTCGGGTTCTTCTGGGTGCTGAACAACGGAGGGTGGACCTGGGGTACCGTGCTCCCGGCCTCGGACCTTCTGTATATGCAGGCGACCACGGCCTGCCTGACCGCGATCGTTGTCGCCCAGGTCGCGAATGTCTTCGCCTGCCGTTCGCCGCGGGAGTCGGTGTTCACGACCGGGTTCTTTGCGAACAAGCTCATCTTCGCCGCCGTCGCGGTCGAACTCGCGCTCCAGCTCTTCATCGTCTACCATCCCCTGGGAAACAAGGTCTTCTCCACTGCCCCGATCTCGCTCCGCACCTGGCTCGTGCTCATTCCCTTCGCGTTTCTGCTGCTTCTGGCCGAGGAAATGCGGAAGCTCATCGCAAAGAAGATGCGTCCTGCGTAG
- a CDS encoding universal stress protein, whose product MYKKVLAAVNEHLNSEVSARYALHLAKQAKARITFCSIASNGLSGKTFQAAEDAVKRLARAAQELGVHSDCVLETGDPYEQIRKVVAAEKIDLVFAATRHEDVRKRFYARTTARRLSLHLPCSVALVRVVHLGRVHPKTILVPLKARMGHIAERAFFTALMAGAFESRIHLFHTTKPMTRFFHGEIHLTPAEWEARLPADIALFVEQLDRNDISHEKKLLPGIAARTITIEAAAKRHDLIIMGASERSLLDSLIRGNPVERVLRETTCDLIILRPRK is encoded by the coding sequence ATGTACAAAAAGGTCCTTGCCGCGGTCAATGAACATCTGAACTCCGAGGTCTCCGCTCGCTACGCACTCCATCTTGCGAAACAGGCGAAGGCCCGGATCACCTTCTGCTCCATTGCTTCGAACGGGCTTTCGGGCAAGACATTTCAGGCAGCCGAAGATGCGGTCAAGCGGCTGGCCCGCGCGGCGCAGGAGCTTGGCGTGCATTCGGACTGCGTGCTCGAGACCGGTGACCCGTATGAACAGATCAGAAAGGTCGTCGCAGCGGAAAAGATCGACCTTGTCTTCGCGGCAACGCGCCACGAAGATGTCCGGAAGCGCTTTTATGCGCGCACCACGGCGCGGCGGCTCTCCCTCCACCTTCCCTGCTCGGTCGCGCTCGTGCGGGTCGTGCACCTGGGCAGGGTGCATCCGAAGACCATCCTTGTACCCCTCAAAGCGCGGATGGGCCACATCGCGGAGCGGGCCTTCTTCACCGCGCTCATGGCAGGCGCCTTCGAATCCCGCATCCATTTGTTCCATACCACCAAACCCATGACGCGGTTCTTCCACGGCGAGATCCACCTGACGCCCGCGGAATGGGAGGCCAGACTTCCGGCGGATATTGCTCTATTCGTCGAACAGTTGGACCGCAACGACATCAGCCATGAGAAAAAACTCTTGCCCGGCATTGCCGCAAGGACCATCACCATCGAGGCCGCGGCAAAACGGCACGATCTTATCATCATGGGCGCAAGCGAACGAAGCCTCCTGGACTCCCTCATCAGGGGCAATCCCGTGGAACGCGTCCTGCGCGAAACGACCTGCGATTTGATCATCCTGAGACCGAGGAAGTGA
- a CDS encoding response regulator has protein sequence MKRILIVDDENLIRYSLSASLRQDDTYVKDVACGKDALDEIVHIFYNLCFLDVNLPDINGLDIMKIIKRFSPDTKIIIMTAGAVNEPAMLQSVQANADLLIPKPFDLDRIKLFVDRTLGRGMSLRRSEEQSCSGSEHEPFENWMGEDKRWFRRKAVEKGPTCSVVAAETEQGEKKLIANMLDISENGMCIRTAYRLKPGHLLKFYDNAVPRMGVVRWSKDGEAADSYRAGIQFIMPEDPSHRTLQQAQAGGVG, from the coding sequence ATGAAAAGAATATTGATCGTGGATGATGAAAATTTGATCCGGTATTCCCTTTCCGCTTCGCTCCGGCAGGACGACACCTATGTCAAGGACGTTGCATGCGGCAAAGACGCGCTTGACGAGATAGTCCATATCTTTTACAATCTGTGTTTTCTCGACGTTAACCTCCCTGACATAAACGGCCTGGACATCATGAAGATCATCAAAAGATTTTCGCCGGACACAAAGATCATTATTATGACCGCAGGGGCGGTTAATGAGCCTGCAATGCTGCAGTCCGTTCAGGCGAATGCGGACCTGCTCATTCCCAAACCCTTTGATCTGGACCGGATAAAACTGTTCGTGGATCGAACCCTCGGCCGGGGAATGTCCCTGCGACGGTCGGAAGAACAGTCTTGCAGCGGGAGCGAACACGAACCATTCGAAAACTGGATGGGGGAAGACAAGAGGTGGTTCAGAAGAAAGGCCGTCGAGAAAGGTCCCACTTGCTCCGTGGTCGCCGCAGAGACCGAACAGGGAGAAAAAAAATTAATCGCCAACATGCTCGATATCAGCGAGAACGGAATGTGCATCCGGACCGCGTACCGGCTCAAACCCGGACATCTCCTCAAATTCTATGACAATGCTGTTCCGCGTATGGGGGTCGTGCGGTGGAGCAAGGATGGGGAAGCCGCGGACTCGTATCGTGCAGGGATCCAGTTCATTATGCCGGAGGACCCGTCCCACCGCACCCTTCAGCAGGCGCAGGCCGGTGGCGTTGGTTAA
- a CDS encoding sigma-54 dependent transcriptional regulator: MKSKQKIYLVDDDELIISMLSRVLKNSGYDVRTANSADGIVSKIKSWNPAIVLLDIRIADKSGIDVLKDIVDQAITTQVVMLTADDTAETAVKAMKLGAADYLTKPFNVDEVTIVLNNIIEKGKLKKEVDYLRKVQSEVIEKEIIGGSAAIQEIKSKIEMMAEASISTLLITGESGTGKELFARYAHRLIRDEGSPGFSPFIKLNCAALPETLMESELFGYEKGSFTDARSDKKGLFEMAEGGSILLDEVGEMKQSLQGKILRVLENRMVRPIGGSEEIPIDVTVIATTNRNLAEAVEKGDFRMDLFYRLNTFYLHVPPLRERKEDITLLANYYLSQFATRFKKKTVKKLSPETDELMRAYLWPGNIRELRNLVERLVVLESAEEILPKHLPHWLTGPSSVIGHAPGGKFTLPESGISLDDVEKDLILQALERTKNNKAQAAKLLQISYDTLRYQVKKFGLD; the protein is encoded by the coding sequence ATGAAAAGCAAGCAGAAGATCTATCTCGTTGATGATGATGAGCTTATCATCTCCATGCTCTCGCGGGTGTTGAAGAACAGCGGATACGACGTGCGTACCGCGAACAGCGCGGACGGCATTGTGAGCAAGATCAAATCCTGGAACCCCGCCATTGTTCTCCTCGATATCCGGATTGCCGACAAGAGCGGCATCGATGTCCTGAAGGACATTGTCGACCAGGCGATCACGACACAGGTTGTCATGCTGACAGCGGATGACACGGCGGAGACCGCGGTAAAGGCGATGAAGCTTGGCGCCGCCGATTATCTCACGAAGCCGTTTAACGTCGATGAAGTAACGATCGTTCTCAATAACATCATTGAAAAAGGGAAATTGAAAAAAGAGGTCGATTATCTCAGAAAGGTGCAGTCAGAGGTCATCGAAAAAGAGATCATCGGCGGGTCGGCGGCAATTCAGGAAATAAAATCGAAGATCGAGATGATGGCTGAAGCATCGATCTCAACCCTCCTCATCACCGGGGAGAGCGGGACCGGGAAGGAACTGTTCGCGCGGTATGCGCACCGCTTGATCCGCGATGAAGGCAGCCCCGGGTTCTCTCCTTTCATCAAGCTGAACTGCGCCGCCCTCCCTGAAACCCTCATGGAGAGCGAGCTCTTCGGATACGAAAAGGGCTCATTTACCGATGCCCGGTCGGACAAGAAGGGTCTGTTTGAGATGGCGGAGGGTGGATCGATCCTCCTCGATGAGGTCGGCGAGATGAAGCAAAGCCTCCAGGGAAAGATCCTGCGGGTGCTGGAGAATCGAATGGTACGGCCGATCGGCGGGAGCGAGGAGATCCCCATCGATGTGACGGTCATCGCCACAACGAACAGAAACCTCGCGGAAGCGGTAGAGAAGGGCGATTTCAGGATGGATCTATTCTACCGGTTGAACACGTTCTATCTGCATGTGCCCCCGCTCAGGGAGCGGAAAGAGGACATTACGCTCCTTGCCAACTACTATCTTTCGCAATTCGCCACGCGATTTAAAAAGAAAACCGTGAAAAAACTCTCTCCTGAAACAGACGAACTCATGAGAGCGTACCTCTGGCCGGGCAACATCCGGGAGCTTCGGAATCTGGTGGAAAGGCTTGTGGTGCTGGAAAGTGCGGAAGAGATCCTCCCGAAGCATCTGCCGCACTGGTTGACGGGACCGTCAAGCGTCATCGGCCATGCACCCGGGGGGAAGTTCACGCTCCCCGAAAGCGGCATCTCGCTCGACGACGTTGAAAAGGACCTGATCCTCCAGGCGCTGGAACGGACAAAGAATAATAAGGCGCAGGCGGCCAAGCTTCTGCAGATCAGCTATGATACCCTTCGGTACCAGGTAAAGAAATTTGGACTCGATTAA
- a CDS encoding PAS domain S-box protein, with product MKKKIIIVLSIVCLFFFLGGIYLIRAIDANASRFDNIIMFHQIEILREHLLLNMREVQADVYSQGTTHEESADAVMSHVHGMKNTMHACFECHHSEIVTERLLDLRNQVDQYGEALSTLLDLKVNTVRFRAEQEYAHIIGDSLVGKLNTMIVLTTKKLHERTEEALQEVHHTRTFLLTLVAAGPLLIAILAFTVIRGVTGPIGVLLAATRKLKAGDLEYRIKGLHDEFGELAIGFNVMAGSLKEQVKKIEESEIRYRLLFESAGDAIFILDAEGDAAGAIVAANQAAVAMHGYSHDELLALNIRDLDAPEDAARVPERLLRMFNGEWIKTEINHIKKDGTVFPVEISAGLLEFGNHRYILALDRDITERKQMEQALQRTEQIKCAGELATGLAHEIKNPLAGIKVSIEVLSHSLEKNLPEEDKDLLAKVIDEIKRIESLIKGLLNFARPPLPQFVKTDVNAVLDSVASLVLQNQPRTPGAATAIDLVRDLDGNLPEISADPMQLRQVFMNLLLNAVDAMKNGGNLGIKTRFDAMTQSVRVELSDTGRGIDAAVMGKLFQPFFTTKSKGTGLGLAISKRLVEDHGGKIGIEQNAAGGATFIITLPAAPSERMHTA from the coding sequence CAGGGCGATCGATGCCAACGCATCACGGTTCGATAACATAATCATGTTTCATCAGATCGAGATCCTGAGGGAGCACCTCTTGCTGAATATGCGAGAGGTGCAGGCGGATGTATATTCACAAGGCACGACGCACGAGGAGAGTGCCGATGCGGTCATGAGTCATGTTCATGGTATGAAAAATACGATGCACGCGTGTTTCGAGTGTCACCATTCGGAGATCGTGACCGAGCGGCTCCTCGATCTTCGCAATCAGGTCGATCAATATGGCGAGGCCTTAAGCACGTTATTGGACCTCAAGGTGAATACCGTCCGGTTTCGCGCGGAACAGGAATACGCGCACATCATCGGGGATTCTCTCGTCGGCAAGCTCAACACCATGATCGTCCTGACCACGAAGAAGCTGCACGAGCGGACGGAGGAAGCCCTGCAGGAAGTGCACCACACGAGGACCTTCCTGCTCACGCTCGTTGCAGCCGGCCCTCTGCTGATCGCGATACTGGCCTTCACGGTTATCAGGGGAGTTACCGGTCCGATCGGCGTCCTCCTCGCGGCGACGAGAAAATTGAAGGCGGGTGATCTGGAGTACCGCATCAAAGGGCTTCATGATGAGTTTGGTGAACTGGCGATCGGATTCAATGTGATGGCCGGCTCGCTGAAAGAACAGGTAAAAAAAATAGAAGAGAGCGAAATCCGTTACCGCCTGCTGTTCGAAAGCGCCGGAGACGCGATTTTCATCCTTGATGCCGAGGGAGACGCGGCGGGCGCCATCGTGGCCGCAAATCAGGCGGCTGTGGCGATGCATGGATATTCGCATGATGAGCTGCTTGCCTTGAACATACGGGACCTTGACGCGCCTGAAGACGCGGCACGGGTGCCGGAACGGTTACTGCGTATGTTCAACGGAGAGTGGATCAAGACCGAGATCAACCATATCAAGAAGGACGGCACTGTTTTCCCCGTTGAAATAAGCGCCGGCCTGCTCGAATTCGGGAATCACCGATATATTCTCGCGCTTGACCGCGACATCACGGAACGGAAGCAGATGGAGCAGGCTCTGCAGCGCACCGAGCAGATCAAATGCGCGGGAGAGCTGGCAACGGGGCTCGCACACGAGATCAAGAATCCCCTTGCCGGCATCAAGGTGTCGATCGAGGTCCTTTCCCACTCGCTGGAAAAGAACCTGCCGGAAGAAGACAAGGACCTTCTCGCGAAGGTGATCGATGAGATCAAAAGAATAGAATCGTTGATAAAAGGCCTCCTCAATTTCGCCAGACCGCCGCTGCCCCAATTCGTCAAGACGGATGTGAACGCCGTTCTTGACTCCGTTGCAAGCCTGGTGCTGCAAAATCAGCCCCGTACACCGGGAGCCGCGACTGCGATCGATCTGGTGAGGGACCTGGACGGCAATCTGCCGGAGATCAGCGCTGACCCGATGCAGTTACGGCAGGTATTCATGAACCTGCTCCTGAATGCCGTTGACGCGATGAAGAACGGCGGCAACCTGGGAATAAAGACCCGGTTTGACGCAATGACCCAGTCCGTTCGGGTGGAACTGTCCGATACCGGCAGGGGAATAGACGCCGCGGTGATGGGAAAGCTCTTCCAGCCTTTTTTCACGACCAAGTCCAAGGGAACGGGCCTGGGGCTCGCGATCTCAAAACGGCTGGTTGAAGACCACGGGGGGAAGATCGGTATCGAGCAGAACGCCGCCGGAGGGGCCACGTTCATAATAACGCTCCCGGCTGCCCCGTCAGAAAGGATGCACACGGCATGA